The Prosthecobacter vanneervenii region TCGTGCCTCCACCTTCAGACCCGCTTTTAACTGATCGTGGTATAAGGCCGCTGTTCACTGCTCCATCAGAGCATTTGAACCACCCTGTGGCCATATTGCATCGCCACAGGCGCCAGCAGAGCGGTCCGCACAACACGCGCTCCCCCCAAGGCCGCCCCCATAGTGGTCCGCACAGTCCTCTGTGCGGCTCGCCCGCCCCCTGACGCACAAGCCATCACCCGCCTCCTCAAACCCCAGCGCACGCTTTGAAATACCACGATCTATTGAAAACAGATCTGTTCTCTCTGTGCCACAGCCGCCTCTCTTCACACCAGCACCAAAGGTGCGGCCTATCGTAGCCTAGGGCCAGCGAGCCTAAGCGAGCGCCGCCCTAGGTTCTGCCAGCCAATCCGGGAAGCAAACCCATCGCCTTCTTTACATTCCGCGCTCTCCAGCAGCGTCCCTCCGCCATGCCGCCTCGCGGCGACTCCCTTGCTGCCCAATTCCACACGATCAGTCGCCGCTTAATGACTCCCTCAGCAGCCGGAATAAAGACCCGTTGTCAATCGCCCGTGGCATCATTCGTCAAACTCACTGAGCGCCGGCTAACCCCTGTGTCACTCACCGGTACTTCGACAGCCCCTCCAGGTACCGCCTCGCCATCTCCGTCTTCGGCTTCGTAAAAAACTCCGCCGCACTCGAAGACTCCTGCACCTTCCCCGCAGCCAGAAACACCACCCAGTCCGCCACCTTCCGCGCAAAGCTGATCTCGTGCGTCGCCAGAATGATGCTCTGCCCCGCCTCCGCCAGCTCGCGGATCACGTCCAGCACCTCCCCCGTCATCACCGGATCCAGCGCCGAGGTCGGCTCATCCAGCAGCAGCAGCCGTGGCTTCGGTGCCAGCGCCCGGGCTATCGCCGCACGCTGCTGCTGTCCTCCTGAAAGCTGGCTCGGCCGCTTGTGCTCATGCCCTTGCAGTCCTAGCCGATACAGCAGCTCCAGCGCCCGCTGCGTCGCCTGCGTCTCCGGCATCCCATGCACCTCCTGCAGCGGCAGCGTGATGTTCTGCAACGCCGTCAGATGCGGAAACAAGTTGTAGCCCTGAAATACAAAACCATTCCCGCGCCTCTCCACCAGCGCGCCATCCTCATCATGCGGCAATGTGCGGTCATCCAGACTCACCTGCCCCGCATCCGGCACCAGCAGGCAGCCCAGCACGCGCAGC contains the following coding sequences:
- a CDS encoding amino acid ABC transporter ATP-binding protein; its protein translation is MKLEAQAVTKRYGAHAALDGAEFATGAEARVIALLGPSGGGKSTLLRVLGCLLVPDAGQVSLDDRTLPHDEDGALVERRGNGFVFQGYNLFPHLTALQNITLPLQEVHGMPETQATQRALELLYRLGLQGHEHKRPSQLSGGQQQRAAIARALAPKPRLLLLDEPTSALDPVMTGEVLDVIRELAEAGQSIILATHEISFARKVADWVVFLAAGKVQESSSAAEFFTKPKTEMARRYLEGLSKYR